A stretch of Candidatus Schekmanbacteria bacterium DNA encodes these proteins:
- a CDS encoding serine dehydratase subunit alpha family protein has protein sequence MNVSMLLRKIVVPATGCTEPAAVGLAVALSVRAVNWEIPKWLHTKNVPQMSKGNLLDSPDNLYKSINDISVTVDRRIYKNALSVGIPNTGGEYGLPLASALGIFCNPENGLTIFKEVDAKKLGLAKKLVSEKKIKISLPKHRIDELYIEVSANIAIDNKNVITKTLIRFSHENVIFIKRGKKVLYEKYAGAGKDKGKKEIFSENLTIEGRPLSSFKVSEICKMARNISAKDREFMLETLNLNLEASKLGMVKNVGLGIGKSIIGKTKGKNRSKAERIKRIRSLVASASDARMAGENITLASSSGSGNMGALVTLSIFAAAEAQGTINKKLLAESLALGHLITAYLTEFIGILSPLCGSSAKGGIGAAAGITRILGGNDTQVEKAMKNMISTLSGVICDGAKMSCALKVAEAAGIAYECACLALENIEVPFTDGIAGKTIEETISNLRSLSLAMGKAEDAIIKVMQKKKF, from the coding sequence ATGAATGTTTCAATGCTTTTGAGAAAAATAGTAGTGCCTGCCACAGGGTGTACGGAGCCGGCGGCAGTTGGTCTTGCAGTTGCACTTTCTGTAAGGGCTGTAAACTGGGAAATTCCAAAATGGCTTCATACAAAGAATGTGCCCCAAATGTCAAAGGGCAATCTTTTAGATTCCCCTGACAATCTTTATAAAAGTATCAACGATATATCAGTAACCGTCGACAGAAGGATATATAAAAATGCCCTTTCTGTTGGAATTCCAAACACAGGGGGAGAATATGGTCTCCCCCTCGCTTCTGCGCTTGGGATATTCTGTAATCCTGAAAATGGGCTAACCATTTTTAAAGAAGTTGACGCAAAAAAATTGGGGCTTGCCAAAAAGCTCGTATCAGAAAAGAAAATCAAAATTTCTCTTCCCAAACACAGAATAGATGAACTTTACATCGAAGTTTCAGCAAATATTGCTATCGATAACAAAAATGTCATTACAAAGACACTTATAAGATTTTCACACGAGAATGTAATTTTCATCAAAAGAGGGAAAAAGGTCCTCTATGAAAAATATGCAGGTGCTGGAAAGGACAAGGGTAAAAAAGAAATATTCAGCGAAAATCTCACTATTGAGGGGAGACCTCTTTCATCCTTCAAAGTTTCAGAGATATGTAAAATGGCGCGAAATATTTCAGCCAAAGACAGAGAATTTATGCTTGAAACTTTGAATCTGAATCTTGAGGCATCAAAATTGGGAATGGTCAAAAATGTGGGATTAGGAATCGGAAAATCCATCATAGGAAAAACAAAAGGGAAAAACAGGTCAAAAGCCGAACGCATAAAAAGGATTAGGAGTCTCGTTGCTTCGGCATCTGATGCAAGGATGGCAGGAGAAAATATAACATTAGCAAGCAGTTCTGGGTCAGGCAATATGGGTGCACTTGTAACTTTATCAATCTTTGCCGCCGCTGAAGCTCAAGGAACAATCAATAAAAAATTGCTCGCTGAATCACTTGCTCTTGGACACCTCATAACTGCTTATCTTACAGAATTCATCGGAATACTATCTCCTCTATGCGGTTCATCTGCAAAAGGTGGAATCGGCGCAGCTGCAGGAATTACAAGAATCCTCGGTGGAAACGACACACAGGTTGAAAAGGCGATGAAAAATATGATTTCAACGCTTTCAGGCGTTATATGTGATGGAGCAAAAATGAGCTGTGCTCTGAAAGTGGCGGAAGCGGCAGGAATTGCATATGAATGTGCTTGTCTTGCGCTGGAAAATATTGAAGTGCCCTTTACAGACGGAATTGCAGGGAAAACCATTGAAGAAACAATATCAAACCTCCGCTCCCTCTCTCTTGCAATGGGAAAAGCTGAAGATGCCATTATTAAAGTAATGCAGAAAAAGAAGTTTTAG
- a CDS encoding DUF134 domain-containing protein, which translates to MPRPLKYRVICRYPEANLFTPTGISSTDLDEVVLTLDEFEAINHADLDGMTQEEASKLMDISRQTFGRIIANAHRKIADALVKGKALRIEGGNYIMSERGFECSNCGCKWEEISTEGKPKGCPACCKSDIKVVSSHKCHGNHSHIKGNCCGKEKGADID; encoded by the coding sequence ATGCCAAGACCTTTAAAATATAGAGTAATCTGTAGATACCCGGAGGCGAATCTTTTTACGCCTACCGGGATTTCTTCAACTGATTTGGACGAAGTTGTATTAACACTCGATGAGTTTGAAGCAATAAATCATGCCGACCTTGATGGAATGACGCAAGAAGAAGCGTCGAAATTAATGGATATATCAAGGCAAACATTCGGAAGAATTATTGCAAATGCACACAGAAAAATCGCTGATGCTCTTGTCAAGGGCAAAGCATTGAGAATAGAAGGAGGAAATTATATAATGTCTGAAAGAGGATTTGAATGCTCAAATTGCGGATGCAAGTGGGAAGAAATCTCCACGGAGGGTAAACCGAAAGGATGCCCTGCCTGTTGTAAATCCGACATTAAAGTCGTAAGTTCACATAAATGCCACGGGAATCATTCCCATATTAAAGGGAATTGTTGCGGAAAAGAAAAAGGAGCTGATATCGATTAG